The sequence GGGGGCGTGGATTGAAACGGTTCCGCGTATGATGAGTTCGTAGCCGTAGTCGTCGCCTCCCGTGAGGGGGGCGTGGATTGAAACAGGCGGTCTACTACAACACGGACGGGGTGATCGGTCGCCTCCCGTGAGGGGGGCGTGGATTGAAACATAGCGAAACGACTTGTGTTGAGATGGGGAGACTGTCGCCTCCCGTGAGGGGGGCGTGGATTGAAACTGCGTTACACATGACGCGGGCGCGATGACCGAGTCGCCTCCCGTGAGGGGGGCGTGGATTGAAACGTGATCGACGTAGGTGAGGGACGGCGCTGTCGCGTCTGGGTCGCCTCCCGTGAGGGGGGCGTGGATTGAAACGCCCTGGCCTGCACGGAGCGCGAGAACCCACCGGTCGCCTCCCGTGAGGGGGGCGTGGATTGAAACTCACCACAACCATCCCCCCCAACAACCGTTGCCCGTCGCCTCCCGTGAGGGGGGCGTGGATTGAAACTCGTCATAAGGGCAGTTTGGCGAACGATTGCAGGTCGCCTCCCGTGAGGGGGGCGTGGATTGAAACCGCTTCGAGGCGAGCGGCTCTTGGGACAAGAAGGGTCGCCTCCCGTGAGGGGGGCGTGGATTGAAACGTTTGTCGTCAGCAGATGCTCGTGCTCTGCAAGGTCGCCTCCCGTGAGGGGGGCGTGGATTGAAACCCCAGAAAACTCAACCAATTTTTGATCCTTCCGTGTCGCCTCCCGTGAGGGGGGCGTGGATTGAAACCGGAGAGGTTAATATGACGATTGGTGATCCGTTGTGTCGCCTCCCGTGAGGGGGGCGTGGATTGAAACAGCTGCTACGGGTTACTGGTGGTGGTTAGATCCGTCGCCTCCCGTGAGGGGGGCGTGGATTGAAACGACGGCGTCGTCATACGCCGCGAACGGGCCACGGTCGCCTCCCGTGAGGGGGGCGTGGATTGAAACCCGGCCTGTGTACATTACTGCGTGCTCCCGCCACGTCGCCTCCCGTGAGGGGGGCGTGGATTGAAACCAACACGAGATCGATTGCAGCTTCGCGATCCTCGGTCGCCTCCCGTGAGGGGGGCGTGGATTGAAACCCGGGCGCAGAGGTTAGTGCTACGGTGGGGTAAGTCGCCTCCCGTGAGGGGGGCGTGGATTGAAACGCTACAAACGGTAGATAAACTTGAAACGGTTGCTGCGTCGCCTCCCGTGAGGGGGGCGTGGATTGAAACTCCGTCGCACGTCGCAGATTGAACAGGGCACGGTGTCGCCTCCCGTGAGGGGGGCGTGGATTGAAACCCCGCGCAACCATCCGCAACAAAACCGTTGCGCGTCGCCTCCCGTGAGGGGGGCGTGGATTGAAACGTGATCGACGTGGGCGAAGGCAAGCGCTGCCGCGTCGCCTCCCGTGAGGGGGGCGTGGATTGAAACCGCTTGTCGTCGTCGTCTGTAAGTATGCACGGGGTCGCCTCCCGTGAGGGGGGCGTGGATTGAAACTCGTGTGATAGGGGTGCATTGGTGGATATATCACGTCGCCTCCCGTGAGGGGGGCGTGGATTGAAACGTAGGCATCTCACACCTCCGATGAAACTACAGAGTCGCCTCCCGTGAGGGGGGCGTGGATTGAAACTCGTGTGATAGGGGTGCATTGGTGGATATATCACGTCGCCTCCCGTGAGGGGGGCGTGGATTGAAACCAAGTCGCCTGGGCGCGCACGCTCGTCCGGCAGATGTCGCCTCCCGTGAGGGGGGCGTGGATTGAAACCGCATGAGTTATATGTGCAAGCCGGACTGGCTGTTGGTCGCCTCCCGTGAGGGGGGCGTGGATTGAAACCGGTAGGGGCACGGCAGCGCCATGCTCCACGGGAGGCTTGGATTAAAAAAAACCACATCATGACGTAAAACTCTTTGCACTTTTGGGGTTGACACAAGGGGTCTAGCGCGTAAGCGTGCGTTATATTATCAAAAATGTGTTGACCGTTGCTGTTATCCGTGCTAGAATAGGCGCGATTACCACAGAATCCTGATCGTTGAATTAGACAGAAGTAAAGTAAAAGGAAGGATAGGTCATGGCGGATCCCGAAAGCATCTTGCAGCTTGGCATTGAAGCCGTGCGTAAGGGGGAGAAGGATGAAGCTCGTAGGCTCTTCCGCCTGCTGACCCGTGAACACCCCAACAATGTCCAGGGATGGCTCTGGCTCGCTGGTGTCGCGGCCGATCGTGAAGAGCGCCAGGCAGCGCTCGAACAAGTGTTGCGTCTCGATCCGAACAATGAGATGGCGTTGAAAGGGTTGCAGGCATTAGGGGTAATGCCAACATCAAGAGGCGCTGAATCGCCACAGCCCGGCCCGCTATCTCCGCCTCCTGCTCCGTCGACACCAGAGGCTGATGTACCCGCTAAGCCGTCACCTGCGCCTGCGTCAACTCTACCTGATTTCGATGAAGACGATCCATTTGCCCAGCTCGATGCTTTATCAGAAGCGATGGCTGCCGATAGTGGACCGGTGCGCCGCGATCCGACCGCTCCGCGCCCAGAAGAAGTTCCGGCTGGTGAACCGGAAGTTGCAGCAACAACACCGCCTCCGCCGCGGTCTACCCGTGAGCCATCACGCCCCGCTCGCACTGCCGAGCCACCACGCTCCAGTCGTCCTAGTACCAGTTGGGCGCGCGGCAGTAGCAGTAGTAAGCCTGCCCAAACCGCCAGACCGGCTCGCGGTGGCGGTTTGTTCGGGAATCTTTTTCGCCGCTCGGGACCGCCAGCTCAGCGCGATAACGATTTGGAAGCTGAGACGGTACCGGCAAAGCGTGGGTTGACGCCGTTGACCGTCATTTTGCTGGCAGTGCTCCTGATCGCTTGTATCGGGTGTATCGGGTTCGGTTTTATTTTTCTCTCCCGTCGCGACCAGACAGCGACTGTTCCCCCTACACAGGCGACAGCTCAGGCAGCCACATCAATCGCTGCCACAACTGAGGCATCTCTGGCGCCGACGACGCCACCGGTACCTGAGCCTGGGCCAACGGCAACCCCGGCGGTCGAGCCAACCCCAGAACCGACTCCCTCTGAGCCGACGCCAACACCACCACCACCTGCACCTGATCCGGCACTGGCGAATCCGACCCTGGTTAGCCCAGGTACCGAGTTGACCAGTAATGGCTGGGCTTACGACTTTAATCAGCCAACTTACGCTGCACCGATTATCGGTCCACTGAATGGAATTACTCCCAATAACGGTCGCTTTGTAGTGGTGCTGGCATTCGTGCGCAATACGACCGGTCAAGACCAACCGCTACCGCCTGATTTCTTTGTCCTGAAGGATGCTCAGGGTCGGGTTTGGTCACCTCGCCTCGATGCGTCGGATGCCTACCTCATTCGCGGTGTGAATGCCGACCTGAGCCACAGCGAGGTGGTGCCTGCCGATGGTTTTGTACGGAGTGTTGCCATCTTGTTCGACGTGGCTCCTGATGCTACCGACCTAGTCTTCTTTGCCCGCAGCAATCCCTCTCAGGGTTGGTTGGTCTTGAGTCGCGTTTGATCTGCGGTTGTTGCAGTGAATGTGGGTGACGAAGCGGCGATTGATCTGGAATTATGGTTGACCCGCGGCGCGTTGGCAGCGCGCCGCGGTGATCTTGTAACGTCGCGCCGCATTTTTCGAGCGTTATCACGCCTGGCACCTACCGACCGTCGGGTGTGGATTGGTCTGGCGCGAGTAGCCGAGAGCGTTGCGGAACGTACTGAAGCATTACAGCGCGCCGAATGTACCACGGCACATCTACCTTTACCACCAGTATTGCTGCGCACAGAGGATGTTTCAGCGACAACGGTATCTGTTGCGCCCTCTCCCCTGCCTGCGCCGGTTGTCACAGCTACTCAACCCGCTCCTCTGCCCTATCGAAGCTGGTGGTGGCTGGCGCTCCTGCTCGTAATACTCGGTCTGCTGGCTGTTTGGTGGTTGACGCGCGTGTCGGTTCCGGAGACAGTATCAGTTGCTTTACCGACCGTATCGGCAATAGGACCATTGCCTACTCCACCGACAGATGGAGCGGTTGTCGCTGTGCCCGCTATTACTCCTTCACCGCTGCCTCCTACCCCGTCACCCGTCCCCTCTCCCTCATCGGCGCCCGATGCACGTAACTTCGGCCAATTTGTCATCCACGAAAACTGGCACATTGCGCTCTTGCGACCGGAAGATGCAGTGATCGTCGATGGTGAACTGGGAACGATCCGTGCAAGCGGTCATGTGCTGATCGTACTGCTGGCAGTGAGTAATGAAGCGCCGGTAGAACGGGCACTTCCTCCCAATCTGTTTGCAGTTGAAGATGAGATGGGACAACGTTATTACCCCTTACCGGGCACATCAACGGATTACCTTGAGCAATTTGGACGTGGGATGTATGGCGATCTGGCCCTGGAAGATCGGTTTACGCCGCAGAGTGGCCTACGAAGCGTGCCGGTCTTGTTTGCATTGCCACGCAATCGGATACCATTGCGCTTATGGGTTGGCGATGATGCCTGGCTACTACGGTAGAGTGCCAGCCTAGCCGCGCACGGCAATACCGACGCGGACGAGCAGTTTGCAATCCCAGGTAGGCCGAGGATTGCAGAAAGTGGGTGTCTGACGCTTAAGCAAATCTGTTACAAGCAGAAACTGAAAACGTTGCAACATCCTACCTTGTCCATTCGCCCAAGGCTGGCCCCGTCTCGAAAA comes from Chloroflexus sp. Y-396-1 and encodes:
- a CDS encoding tetratricopeptide repeat protein, whose amino-acid sequence is MNVGDEAAIDLELWLTRGALAARRGDLVTSRRIFRALSRLAPTDRRVWIGLARVAESVAERTEALQRAECTTAHLPLPPVLLRTEDVSATTVSVAPSPLPAPVVTATQPAPLPYRSWWWLALLLVILGLLAVWWLTRVSVPETVSVALPTVSAIGPLPTPPTDGAVVAVPAITPSPLPPTPSPVPSPSSAPDARNFGQFVIHENWHIALLRPEDAVIVDGELGTIRASGHVLIVLLAVSNEAPVERALPPNLFAVEDEMGQRYYPLPGTSTDYLEQFGRGMYGDLALEDRFTPQSGLRSVPVLFALPRNRIPLRLWVGDDAWLLR